The Pontibacter sp. SGAir0037 DNA segment GCAGGTTGCTAAGGCGCTGCCAATAGGTTGCATCGTGTGTCTCCAGAATATACTTCTGTGGCAGTGGCTTTGGCGCAAACAGGTTATCCTGCACAATAGTACCCTCATATAACAGTTGCTCAGGCAACAGATCGTATTTGGCCATCGGAAAACGATGGCCTTCTGGCAGGGAATGAGCAAATATTTCGGACCAGGCTATTTTCAACATACACATAGCTAACAATTACGAGCCAGCAGAGGTTTAGGAAGTAATTTAAAATAAGTACCTGTAGCTTTATCTACTATAATAGTGCAATTTACAACCAATCTTCTTTCAACTTTTTGTCTCAAAAATAAGGTGCATAAGTTGGTGTAACCTTTCAAAAATCTGTGTTTACAAGTAGCTTTAGCTGTTGATAAATGTGGATAACTTTGTTGATTCAACATGTTTATCCACCACCAGTTGTTAATTTGCTGTTAATACACATACAATTTCTTAATAAAAGCATAACAAAAACCTGTTTAGCCATAATTTTGCTGTGTATAAATTTTAGACTATGTATTTATTGAAAATAGGGCAAAAAGAGCTAAAGATGGCCTGTTCCCTCACCTGGAGAATGCAATGACTCAAAAAATAATTAAAATCATTCCTTTACAATATATCGTATCTGTATTTCTAACCAATGCCAACAGCTATACTGCATAGCTGTTCACCCTACGCCCTATGAACACTACCAAACTTAATTTACAGCACAGACTCGTTCTGTTTTTTATAGCCTTACTCACACTGGCCTCCTGCGATACCAGCATTAAAACCGACAAAGCTGAAATTGGCGAAGCCATAGAGAACTTAGGCAATGCAGGTGCAGACAGCTTTTCGGTATCCACTTTTAAAATTGATACAACTAAAAGTTCTGTAACTTGGATCGGAGCAAAAGTAACAGGCAGGCACAATGGTGTCATCCCGATCCAGTCAGGAGAGATTTTACTTTCTGAAAAAGGCATGACAGGTGGTTCCATTATCATGGACATAGCCTCCACACGCTCCACCGATAAAACAATAGATGCAGCCAGCAATAAAAAGCTAACCACTCACCTCCGCTCACCAGATTTTTTCGATGTAAAATCACATCCCACGGCTACTTTTGATTTTACCTCATCAGAGCCTTACGACAGCACTGCAGCAAATCAGAATAATACTACCCGCTCCAGTAGTTATAGCGAGCTTCGCATAAAAAACCCAACGCACCGCATCACCGGTAACTTGACCATTAAAGGAAAAAAGAAAAGCATCACTTTTCCAGCCAGAGTTACTGTAGAGGACAACACCTTAAAAGCTAAAGCCAATTTTAACATTGATCGCACGCAGTGGGGCTTAATTTACAGAGCTGATC contains these protein-coding regions:
- a CDS encoding YceI family protein, whose protein sequence is MNTTKLNLQHRLVLFFIALLTLASCDTSIKTDKAEIGEAIENLGNAGADSFSVSTFKIDTTKSSVTWIGAKVTGRHNGVIPIQSGEILLSEKGMTGGSIIMDIASTRSTDKTIDAASNKKLTTHLRSPDFFDVKSHPTATFDFTSSEPYDSTAANQNNTTRSSSYSELRIKNPTHRITGNLTIKGKKKSITFPARVTVEDNTLKAKANFNIDRTQWGLIYRADQTLGNQTIHSDVNIGLDIVAKQ